Proteins encoded in a region of the Diospyros lotus cultivar Yz01 chromosome 9, ASM1463336v1, whole genome shotgun sequence genome:
- the LOC127809637 gene encoding uncharacterized protein LOC127809637 isoform X2, whose amino-acid sequence MNSITPNLVLHYSLNTKFCYEKLCQHHFGAHVGAVFSANLELRCICRSIGAALNGISPSHSLCLFTFAVDIPLSVSSPLPSTSPSLCLFHLRRYVSSNRRVRLSSAAASRCPTAAGSLSPHSLRRLLQQRPTSPASPTLPASHSPGLDLTYIFLSLSLSTSPPTLSVSLQWPRRRPRKHITSSKQGVFLNTSLRIRSSNFKAIKGRTSQPFLFRLAL is encoded by the exons atgaatagtataacaccaaatttggtgttacactattcactcaacaccaaattttGTTATGAAAAATTGTGCCAACACCATTTTGGTGCACACGTTGGAGCAGTTTTCAGCGCCAATTTGGAGTTGCGCTGCATTTGCCGCTCCATTGGAGCTGCTCTAAATGGAATTTCCCCCTCCCACTCTCTCTGTCTCTTCACTTTCGCCGTCGACAtccctctctctgtctcttcACCTTTGCCGTCGACGTCCCCATCTCTCTGTCTCTTTCACCTTCGCCGCTATGTCTCCAGCAACCGCCGGGTCCGTCTCTCCTCCGCCGCTGCGTCGCGTTGTCCAACAGCCGCCGGATCCCTATCGCCTCATTCGCTGCGTCGCCTTCTCCAGCAACGACCAACATCTCCGGCGTCCCCAACACTGCCGGCCTCTCATTCGCCTGGTTTGGATCTGACATACatattcctctctctctctctctcgacttCCCCCCCCACTCTCTCTGTCTCTTTGCAGTGGCCAAGACGGCGACCGAGGAAGCATATCACATCGTCAAAACAG GGGGTATTTCTCAACACAAGCTTGAGAATTCG GTCATCCAACTTCAAGGCGATCAAAGGAAGAACGTCTCAACCTTTCTTATTCAGGCTCGCATTGTGA
- the LOC127809637 gene encoding uncharacterized protein LOC127809637 isoform X1, whose translation MNSITPNLVLHYSLNTKFCYEKLCQHHFGAHVGAVFSANLELRCICRSIGAALNGISPSHSLCLFTFAVDIPLSVSSPLPSTSPSLCLFHLRRYVSSNRRVRLSSAAASRCPTAAGSLSPHSLRRLLQQRPTSPASPTLPASHSPGLDLTYIFLSLSLSTSPPTLSVSLQWPRRRPRKHITSSKQGVFLNTSLRIRNSLFTTLVKQAVGMLFNSKEDAFPANGNIAAFGGI comes from the exons atgaatagtataacaccaaatttggtgttacactattcactcaacaccaaattttGTTATGAAAAATTGTGCCAACACCATTTTGGTGCACACGTTGGAGCAGTTTTCAGCGCCAATTTGGAGTTGCGCTGCATTTGCCGCTCCATTGGAGCTGCTCTAAATGGAATTTCCCCCTCCCACTCTCTCTGTCTCTTCACTTTCGCCGTCGACAtccctctctctgtctcttcACCTTTGCCGTCGACGTCCCCATCTCTCTGTCTCTTTCACCTTCGCCGCTATGTCTCCAGCAACCGCCGGGTCCGTCTCTCCTCCGCCGCTGCGTCGCGTTGTCCAACAGCCGCCGGATCCCTATCGCCTCATTCGCTGCGTCGCCTTCTCCAGCAACGACCAACATCTCCGGCGTCCCCAACACTGCCGGCCTCTCATTCGCCTGGTTTGGATCTGACATACatattcctctctctctctctctcgacttCCCCCCCCACTCTCTCTGTCTCTTTGCAGTGGCCAAGACGGCGACCGAGGAAGCATATCACATCGTCAAAACAG GGGGTATTTCTCAACACAAGCTTGAGAATTCG AAATAGCCTTTTCACGACTCTAGTAAAGCAAGCAGTAGGGATGCTCTTCAATAGCAAGGAAGATGCTTTTCCTGCTAATGGAAATATTGCTGCTTTTGGAGGGATTTAG
- the LOC127809634 gene encoding uncharacterized protein LOC127809634 — protein MFAVKQHVSGLKRFSDGGNLSEENSSLDMDDAAQFNDIPDSFLNIDPNKYPLVVTFHKFLMMLDGTVGNSYFERFLGLRELFHCKSRSSRSVALETFIRTKEVNYERFCAEYWPHLNRHFSYLLTKKLDPSRVFTEIISHIKGGLGAGKTQEGKLSQEDYVSLSEGRTTLNKANREMIYAVFQDYEKRKMKNGEFDVSDFVIDLHLRLKRYKFEGEAMDFVYIDEVQDLTMRQIALFKYVCRNVEEGFVFAGDTAQTIARGIDFRFQDIRSLFYNEFVMESKGDNCVRRKEKGHISEIKTLSQNFRTHDGVLRLAQSVIDLLYHFFPHSIDVLEPEMSLIYGEAPILLESGNDENAIVSIFGKSGNAGGDFVGFGAEQVILVRDDCARMEMSSSVGKRALILTIVECKGLEFQDVLLYNFFGSSPLKNQWRVIYQFMKELDLLDASVPSQSFNEAKHNVLCSELKQLYVAITRTRQRLWICENNEELSKPIFDYWKKKSLVQVKQLDDSLAQAMQVASSPDEWKSRGEKLFYENNFEMATMCFERAGDTKWERRAKASGLKAAADRVRSSNPEGAQTVLRQAAEIFESIGRAESAAECFCDLGEYETAGRLYLDKCGESRLEKAGECFSLTGCYKPAAEVYARGNYFSECLSVCTKGKLFDTGLQYIQDWKQHAARDNVMVKRGKEIDIIEQRFLVSCALHYYELKDNQYMMKFVMAFNSMHAKRDFLKSLNCLDELLVVEEESGNFLEAAEIAKLKGDLLVEADLLGKAGHFKEASMLMLCYAFSNSLWASRGRGWPLKDFARKEEIVSKAKSFAGKTESDVFYEFVCTEVNILSTEETGLLQFNQYLDASRRNKSLRGEFLSIRKILDSHLHSEISKYEWEDELADDHLIKHSGERNSHNNVSVGTLMYFWNLWKDKVEHIFEYLGCLETDDVSKHMIMATLF, from the exons GTTTTCGGATGGGGGGAATCTATCTGAAGAAAACAGCTCACTTGATATGGATGATGCAGCCCAATTTAATGATATCCCGGATTCTTTTCTTAACATTGATCCTAACAAATACCCTCTTGTTGTTACTTTCCACAAGTTCTTAATGATGCTTGATGGAACAGTAGGTAATTCCTACTTTGAAAGGTTTCTTGGTCTGAGGGAACTTTTCCATTGTAAATCTAGAAGCTCAAGATCAGTTGCTTTGGAAACTTTCATAAGAACCAAGGAGGTTAACTATGAGAGGTTTTGTGCAGAGTATTGGCCTCATCTTAATCGCCATTTTAGTTATCTACTAACAAAGAAGCTAGATCCTTCTAGAGTGTTTACTGAGataatttctcatataaaaGGTGGTTTGGGAGCAGGCAAGACACAAGAAGGTAAGCTCTCCCAAGAGGATTATGTTTCCCTTTCTGAGGGTCGGACCACCTTGAACAAGGCGAATAGAGAGATGATTTATGCTGTTTTCCAAGAttatgagaaaagaaaaatgaaaaatggtgaGTTTGATGTATCCGATTTTGTGATTGATCTTCATCTTCGGCTAAAACGTTACAAATTTGAGGGTGAAGCTATggattttgtatatattgatgAAGTTCAAGATCTTACAATGAGGCAAATTGCCCTCTTCAAATATGTCTGTCGGAATGTGGAGGAAGGCTTTGTTTTTGCAGGTGACACGGCACAGACTATTGCTAGGGGGATTGATTTTAGATTCCAAGATATACGATCTCTATTCTACAATGAGTTTGTAATGGAGTCAAAGGGAGACAATTGTGttagaagaaaggagaaagggCATATATCAGAAATTAAAACCCTAAGCCAAAACTTTCGTACCCATGATGGTGTCCTTAGGTTAGCACAGAGTGTGATTGACCTTCTTTATCATTTCTTTCCTCATTCTATTGATGTTCTGGAACCTGAGATGAGTCTTATATACGGTGAAGCTCCAATACTTCTTGAATCTGGAAATGATGAAAATGCAATTGTATCTATTTTTGGTAAGAGTGGAAATGCTGGTGGGGACTTCGTAGGTTTTGGTGCTGAGCAGGTTATCTTAGTACGTGATGATTGTGCTAGGATGGAAATGTCTAGCTCTGTTGGAAAGCGAGCTCTTATTTTGACTATTGTGGAGTGCAAGGGCTTAGAGTTTCAG GATGTATTACTGTACAACTTTTTTGGCTCATCACCTctgaaaaatcaatggagagtAATCTACCAGTTTATGAAAGAACTAGATCTTCTTGATGCTTCTGTCCCCTCTCAAAGTTTCAACGAGGCAAAGCACAATGTCTTGTGTTCTGAACTGAAGCAATTATATGTGGCAATTACTCGCACAAGACAAAGATTGTGGATTTGTGAAAACAATGAGGAGCTCTCAAAGCCAATTTTTGATTATTGGAAGAAGAAATCCCTTGTCCAAGTAAAACAATTGGATGATTCACTTGCACAGGCTATGCAAGTTGCAAGCAGTCCAGATGAATGGAAGTCACGCGGAGAAAAG CTATTTTATGAGAATAACTTTGAGATGGCAACAATGTGCTTTGAAAGGGCTGGGGACACAAAGTGGGAAAGAAGGGCCAAGGCTTCTGGCCTTAAGGCAGCTGCAGACAGAGTGCGGAGCTCGAATCCTGAAGGGGCTCAAACTGTCCTTAGGCAAGCTGCTGAGATATTTGAATCGATTGGTAGAGCTGAATCTGCTGCCGAGTGTTTTTGTGACTTGGGGGAGTATGAAACTGCAG GGAGACTTTATTTGGATAAGTGTGGGGAATCCAGGCTTGAGAAAGCCGGGGAGTGTTTTTCTTTGACAGGTTGTTATAAACCTGCAGCTGAAGTGTATGCTAGGGGAAATTATTTTTCAGAGTGCTTGTCGGTTTGCACCAAAGGAAAACTATTCGACACGGGATTGCAGTACATTCAGGACTGGAAACAGCACGCTGCTAGAGATAATGTCATGGTTAAAAGAGGTAAAGAAATAGACATAATTGAACAACGGTTCCTAGTAAGCTGCGCGCTTCATTATTATGAGCTCAAGGATAACCAATACATGATGAAGTTTGTGATGGCTTTCAACTCAATGCATGCAAAACGCGACTTCTTGAAGTCCTTGAATTGTCTCGATGAGCTTCTGGTCGTGGAAGAAGAATCAGGAAACTTTTTGGAGGCTGCAGAGATTGCGAAGCTGAAAGGGGATCTTCTTGTTGAGGCTGATCTGTTGGGGAAGGCTGGGCATTTTAAGGAGGCATCCATGCTTATGTTATGCTATGCCTTCTCCAATTCCCTATGGGCATCTAGAGGCAGGGGTTGGCCACTTAAGGATTTTGCTCGAAAGGAGGAGATTGTATCTAAAGCTAAGTCATTCGCTGGAAAGACAGAGTCAGATGTTTTCTATGAATTTGTTTGCACTGAAGTGAACATTTTATCAACCGAAGAAACGGGGTTGCTCCAGTTTAACCAGTATTTGGATGCTTCTAGGCGTAATAAGAGCCTCAGAGGTGAATTCTTGTCCATACGAAAAATACTGGATAGTCATCTGCATTCAGAAATCTCCAAGTATGAGTGGGAAGATGAACTGGCTGATGATCATCTGATAAAACATTCAGGAGAAAGAAATTCACATAACAATGTTTCTGTTGGAACACTGATGTACTTTTGGAATCTTTGGAAGGACAAGGTTGAACATATATTTGAGTACCTAGGGTGTCTTGAAACAGATGATGTTAGCAAACATATGATTATGGCGACTTTATTTTGA